The following coding sequences lie in one Candidatus Eremiobacterota bacterium genomic window:
- a CDS encoding alpha/beta fold hydrolase yields MNSVRVHASRFLTALAIAVAGGCAASHLQPPLALGAGRIADPSVHVGSIKMTPCLGGDYYCGTLRVALDPAGQVPGSIDLAIAWLPHANRSVRAAGTIVAVEGGPGYPSIGSHSLYRGLYAPLLQTRDLLLVDNRGTGSSDAIVCRPLQGAPVMRLSQVTQCGRELGRTSDLYGTAIAADDMAAVLAAMHITKVDIYGDSYGSFFVQAFAGRHPDRVRSIVLDGAYQVIGGSPWYPSTAPTLRAAFTRACSRSPVCSDLRGSSVERIKSLLEELRVDRDRVSPADVAFVMDTAGLDPIAYRDLDAAARAFLANDRAPLERLVSEAYAEEEGAGAKARFYSQGLFAAASCSDNPQAYDMRLPPPARKRDWDATLQRKRDDDPALYAPFSIDEFLNIPIDYAYVPLCLTWPVASKYHPAGEPVPPGTHFPRVPVLVLNGDLDTITTPAEGEKAAQLFAHSTHVIVANTGHVTALDDFGGCASSIVRRFTQSGEVSDACTARVPALHLVPAFSRSLDDVEPASPLPGNRATPKQLRAAAAALLAAADVLSRSYQFHLSSGAGLRGGTYSASFQNAADRVMLSEVRWTNDLAVSGTADLNARTASAQAALKITGAAIGALHAAWSTTGSTAAAAIEGSIDGNRVRASMPAP; encoded by the coding sequence GTGAACTCCGTAAGAGTGCATGCCTCGCGTTTCCTAACTGCGCTTGCGATCGCCGTCGCGGGCGGCTGCGCTGCATCGCACTTGCAGCCGCCGCTTGCGCTCGGTGCGGGCCGCATCGCCGATCCCAGTGTGCACGTCGGATCGATAAAGATGACGCCTTGTCTCGGCGGCGACTATTATTGCGGAACGTTGCGCGTCGCTCTCGATCCGGCCGGCCAAGTTCCGGGCTCGATCGATCTTGCGATTGCGTGGCTCCCGCATGCGAATCGTTCGGTGCGAGCGGCCGGCACGATCGTCGCAGTGGAAGGCGGCCCGGGATATCCGTCGATCGGCAGCCACTCGCTCTATCGAGGGCTCTACGCGCCGCTGTTGCAAACGCGCGACTTGCTCTTAGTAGACAATCGCGGCACGGGATCGTCCGACGCAATTGTTTGCCGGCCGCTGCAAGGTGCGCCGGTAATGAGGTTATCGCAGGTTACGCAATGCGGGCGCGAGCTAGGCCGCACGTCCGACCTCTACGGAACGGCGATTGCTGCCGACGACATGGCCGCCGTTCTCGCCGCGATGCACATCACGAAGGTGGATATCTACGGCGATTCGTACGGCTCGTTTTTCGTTCAAGCATTCGCGGGTCGCCATCCCGACCGCGTCCGCTCGATCGTGCTCGACGGCGCTTATCAAGTTATCGGCGGCAGTCCCTGGTATCCGAGCACAGCACCGACCTTACGCGCGGCATTTACTCGCGCGTGCTCGCGTTCGCCGGTCTGCTCCGATCTGCGCGGGAGCTCCGTGGAGCGCATTAAATCGCTCCTCGAAGAGCTGCGCGTCGATCGCGATCGTGTCTCGCCGGCGGACGTCGCCTTCGTGATGGATACGGCCGGATTGGACCCGATCGCCTATCGCGACCTCGACGCGGCAGCGCGCGCATTTTTGGCGAACGATCGCGCGCCGCTCGAGCGTCTCGTCAGCGAAGCATATGCCGAAGAAGAAGGTGCCGGCGCCAAGGCCCGTTTTTACAGTCAGGGTCTCTTTGCCGCGGCAAGCTGCTCGGATAATCCGCAGGCTTACGACATGCGACTTCCGCCGCCCGCACGCAAGCGCGATTGGGATGCCACCTTGCAGCGCAAGCGCGACGACGACCCTGCGCTCTATGCGCCGTTTAGCATTGACGAGTTTCTCAATATTCCAATCGACTACGCCTACGTTCCGCTCTGCCTCACCTGGCCGGTCGCCTCGAAGTACCATCCTGCCGGCGAGCCGGTTCCTCCGGGAACGCATTTCCCGCGCGTCCCGGTGCTCGTGCTCAACGGCGATCTCGACACGATCACGACGCCGGCAGAAGGTGAAAAGGCCGCACAGCTCTTTGCGCACTCGACGCACGTGATCGTTGCCAACACCGGTCATGTGACCGCGCTCGACGACTTCGGCGGTTGCGCATCGTCAATCGTGCGCCGCTTTACGCAGAGCGGCGAGGTGAGCGACGCCTGCACCGCGCGTGTTCCCGCGCTGCATTTGGTGCCTGCGTTCTCGCGCTCGCTCGACGACGTCGAACCCGCTTCGCCCTTGCCGGGCAATCGCGCGACGCCCAAGCAACTTCGCGCCGCCGCCGCCGCGCTGCTTGCCGCGGCCGACGTGCTTTCGCGCTCGTATCAATTCCATTTGAGCTCGGGCGCCGGTTTACGCGGCGGTACGTATTCCGCAAGCTTTCAAAACGCCGCCGATCGGGTGATGCTGTCGGAAGTTCGCTGGACCAACGATCTCGCCGTCTCTGGCACGGCCGATCTCAACGCGCGTACGGCCAGCGCGCAGGCGGCATTGAAAATCACGGGTGCAGCCATCGGCGCGCTGCACGCCGCCTGGTCGACCACCGGCAGCACTGCCGCCGCGGCGATTGAGGGCAGCATCGACGGCAACCGCGTACGCGCCTCGATGCCCGCGCCGTAA